One Candidatus Methylomirabilota bacterium DNA segment encodes these proteins:
- the fdhD gene encoding formate dehydrogenase accessory sulfurtransferase FdhD encodes MTLEPEIRAPNGAAAVKHPIVRVREDDIARADDHVAVEEPLEIRLGGHSLAVTMRTPGDDEELVAGFLHSERVIRSAEDLDVLAPYRADGEPNAGNVINVLLKGNIEAARERLRRNFVTASSCGLCGKVTIEAIQADLPPVTADLRLPAAIFSVLERAMGRAQATFERTGGLHAAGLFDADGRLLVLREDIGRHNAVDKVVGHMLLARRLPLDRHLLMVSGRASFEIMQKALTARIPVVAAVSAPSSMAVEMAIAADMTLVGFVRGGGFNVYAGAGRIALERVLGA; translated from the coding sequence ATGACTCTCGAGCCCGAGATCCGCGCTCCGAACGGCGCCGCGGCGGTCAAGCACCCCATCGTCCGCGTGCGCGAGGACGACATCGCGCGTGCCGACGATCACGTGGCCGTCGAGGAGCCGCTCGAGATCCGTCTGGGCGGCCACAGCCTTGCCGTCACCATGCGTACGCCGGGCGACGACGAGGAGCTCGTCGCCGGCTTCCTTCATTCCGAGCGCGTCATCCGGAGCGCGGAGGACCTCGACGTCCTGGCGCCCTATCGTGCCGACGGCGAGCCCAATGCCGGCAACGTGATCAACGTGCTGCTCAAGGGCAACATCGAGGCGGCCCGCGAGCGGCTGCGGCGCAACTTCGTGACCGCGTCCTCGTGCGGGCTGTGCGGGAAGGTCACGATCGAGGCCATCCAGGCCGATCTGCCCCCCGTCACCGCCGACCTCCGGCTCCCGGCGGCGATCTTCTCCGTCCTGGAGCGCGCCATGGGCCGGGCGCAGGCAACCTTCGAGCGCACCGGCGGCTTGCACGCCGCCGGGCTGTTCGACGCCGACGGCCGGCTGCTCGTGCTGCGAGAAGACATCGGCCGGCACAACGCGGTCGACAAGGTCGTCGGGCACATGCTGCTGGCCCGCCGGCTGCCGCTCGACCGGCACCTCCTGATGGTGAGCGGGCGCGCCAGCTTCGAGATCATGCAGAAGGCGCTGACCGCGCGCATCCCGGTGGTGGCCGCGGTATCGGCGCCGTCCAGCATGGCGGTGGAGATGGCGATCGCCGCCGACATGACCCTGGTCGGCTTCGTCCGGGGCGGCGGCTTCAACGTCTACGCGGGCGCCGGCCGCATCGCGCTGGAGCGCGTTCTCGGCGCGTGA
- a CDS encoding 4Fe-4S dicluster domain-containing protein, whose translation MARTVGFFTDTTLCIGCKACEVACKEWNQLPGHPATFMDGFDNTGQLDEQNWRHVQFLERETPNGGVAWSMMSDVCKHCAQASCMEVCPTHAIIRTEFDTVFIQSEICNGCRDCIAACPYHVIGYNADTGLAQKCTFCYGRLQNNLVPACAKACPTESIKFGDLSEMRQVARARLERLHAQGVSNAQLYGETEYGGLHALFLLTDKPEAYQLPNAANAVLPSRNNLKGYLGSLVTGLVAVVGAVIAFRQRGREV comes from the coding sequence ATGGCACGCACGGTCGGCTTCTTCACGGACACCACCCTCTGTATCGGCTGCAAGGCGTGCGAGGTGGCCTGCAAGGAGTGGAACCAGCTGCCGGGCCATCCGGCCACGTTCATGGACGGGTTCGACAACACCGGCCAGCTCGACGAGCAGAACTGGCGCCACGTGCAGTTCCTCGAGCGCGAGACGCCGAATGGCGGAGTGGCCTGGAGCATGATGAGCGACGTCTGCAAGCACTGCGCGCAGGCCAGCTGCATGGAGGTGTGTCCGACCCACGCGATCATCCGGACCGAGTTCGATACCGTGTTCATCCAGTCCGAGATCTGCAACGGCTGCCGCGACTGCATCGCGGCCTGCCCCTACCACGTCATCGGGTACAACGCGGACACCGGCCTGGCCCAGAAGTGCACGTTCTGCTACGGCCGGCTCCAGAACAACCTGGTTCCGGCCTGCGCCAAGGCGTGTCCCACCGAGTCGATCAAGTTCGGCGACCTGAGCGAGATGCGGCAGGTCGCGCGGGCCCGGCTCGAGCGCCTGCACGCCCAGGGCGTGTCGAACGCGCAGCTGTACGGCGAGACCGAATACGGCGGCCTGCACGCGCTGTTCCTGCTGACCGACAAGCCCGAGGCGTACCAGCTCCCGAACGCGGCCAACGCGGTGCTGCCGAGTCGCAACAACCTGAAGGGCTACCTGGGCTCGCTGGTGACCGGCCTCGTCGCGGTGGTGGGAGCGGTCATCGCCTTCCGCCAACGCGGCCGGGAGGTGTAG
- a CDS encoding aldehyde dehydrogenase family protein, which yields MKAGEIFVAGKWQAPRSGETYQPINPATEEPVGTVGRGDERDIDLAVTAARKAFDEGPWPKMTPHERGRVVWRLGDLIQQNLDEMARLESLCTGKTMFDSAKVEIPFAAEVFRYYAGWATKIHGETLGLRDNAFTFTLRQPVGVVGAIVPWNFPFLLSSWKLAPALAAGNTVVIKPASQTPLTALRFAEICQEAGVPEGVFNVVTGPGGKVGMALVRDPRVDKIAFTGSTEVGKQIMREAAGTLKRLSLELGGKSPNIVFADADMEAAVRGALTGIFYNKGEVCAAGSRLFLEDSIHDQFMSKLTDRVKGLKVGDPMDKATRMGPVVSKSQMETVLSYIESGKQEGARVVAGGGRADVGTGKGYFVQPTIFDGVTNDMKIAREEIFGPVLSVIPFRSVEDGIAQGNHTSYGLAAAVWTRDVGKALRAAKAIRAGTVWVNAYNLFDAALPFGGFKESGFGREMGSVGLDNYTEVKTVWVDLS from the coding sequence ATGAAGGCAGGCGAGATCTTCGTCGCGGGGAAGTGGCAGGCGCCGCGGTCGGGCGAGACCTATCAGCCGATCAACCCGGCCACCGAGGAGCCGGTGGGCACCGTCGGCCGAGGCGACGAGCGCGACATCGATCTCGCGGTGACCGCGGCTCGCAAGGCCTTCGACGAGGGCCCGTGGCCCAAGATGACGCCGCACGAGCGCGGGCGGGTCGTCTGGCGCCTCGGCGACCTGATCCAGCAGAACCTCGACGAGATGGCGCGGCTCGAGAGCCTCTGCACCGGCAAGACCATGTTCGACTCGGCCAAGGTCGAGATCCCGTTCGCGGCCGAGGTGTTCCGCTACTACGCGGGGTGGGCCACCAAGATCCACGGCGAGACGCTCGGTCTTCGCGACAACGCCTTCACCTTCACGCTGCGCCAGCCGGTCGGAGTGGTCGGGGCCATCGTGCCCTGGAACTTCCCCTTCCTGCTCTCCTCCTGGAAGCTGGCCCCCGCGCTCGCCGCCGGCAACACGGTGGTGATCAAGCCCGCGTCGCAGACGCCACTCACCGCGCTGCGCTTCGCCGAGATCTGCCAGGAGGCCGGCGTGCCCGAGGGCGTGTTCAACGTGGTGACCGGCCCCGGGGGCAAGGTCGGCATGGCGCTGGTGCGGGACCCGCGCGTCGACAAGATCGCCTTCACCGGATCCACCGAGGTGGGCAAGCAGATCATGCGGGAGGCGGCGGGCACGTTGAAGCGCCTCTCGCTCGAGCTGGGCGGCAAGTCGCCCAACATCGTGTTCGCCGACGCGGACATGGAGGCGGCGGTACGCGGGGCGCTCACCGGCATCTTCTACAACAAGGGCGAGGTGTGCGCGGCCGGCTCGCGACTCTTCCTCGAGGACTCCATTCACGACCAGTTCATGTCCAAGCTGACCGATCGGGTCAAGGGTCTGAAGGTCGGCGACCCGATGGACAAGGCCACCCGCATGGGCCCCGTGGTCTCGAAGAGCCAGATGGAGACGGTGCTCTCGTACATCGAATCCGGCAAGCAGGAGGGCGCGCGTGTGGTCGCGGGCGGCGGCCGCGCCGACGTCGGCACCGGCAAGGGCTACTTCGTGCAGCCCACCATCTTCGACGGCGTCACCAACGACATGAAGATCGCCCGCGAGGAGATCTTCGGGCCGGTCCTCTCGGTGATCCCGTTCCGCTCGGTCGAGGACGGCATCGCCCAGGGCAATCACACCTCGTACGGCCTGGCCGCCGCGGTGTGGACGCGCGACGTGGGCAAGGCGCTCCGGGCGGCCAAGGCGATCCGGGCCGGCACGGTGTGGGTCAACGCCTACAACCTCTTCGACGCGGCGCTGCCTTTCGGCGGCTTCAAGGAGTCGGGCTTCGGGCGCGAGATGGGGTCGGTGGGGCTCGACAACTACACCGAGGTCAAGACCGTCTGGGTCGACCTGTCGTAG
- a CDS encoding LLM class flavin-dependent oxidoreductase — translation MVKIGVLLPSRFADGAEYLADARALDAAGVDSLWLPDDGLDAWLILASVASVTGGTRLMVPVSDDDIARPEAFARRIGTLDRLSRGRVLLTVPETGPAPVVEAAIGCVRRCGPQPVFLRSAGNGLAIATRLTDGLLVAGEVPGASRAQIAAARTQRPDDPFEIWARIPRPEGREDWRRLIHAGTEAGATGVLVPADPRLLDLLRNGDEEDDRSDLALAQG, via the coding sequence ATGGTGAAGATCGGCGTCCTGCTGCCGTCTCGATTCGCCGACGGCGCGGAGTACCTGGCCGACGCACGAGCCCTGGACGCGGCCGGCGTCGATTCCCTCTGGCTCCCCGATGACGGGCTCGACGCGTGGCTGATCCTGGCGAGCGTCGCCAGCGTGACCGGCGGCACGCGCCTGATGGTCCCGGTGTCCGACGACGACATCGCCAGGCCGGAGGCCTTCGCCCGTCGGATCGGCACCCTCGACCGGCTGTCGCGCGGGCGAGTGCTCCTCACGGTGCCCGAGACCGGTCCCGCGCCGGTGGTAGAGGCCGCGATCGGCTGTGTCCGCCGGTGCGGGCCGCAGCCGGTGTTCCTTCGGTCGGCCGGGAACGGCCTCGCCATCGCCACGCGGCTGACCGACGGTCTGCTCGTGGCGGGCGAGGTTCCGGGAGCGAGCCGGGCGCAGATCGCGGCAGCGCGGACGCAGCGGCCCGACGACCCCTTCGAGATCTGGGCCCGGATCCCGAGGCCCGAGGGACGGGAAGACTGGCGCCGGCTCATTCACGCCGGGACGGAGGCCGGCGCCACCGGCGTGCTGGTGCCCGCGGACCCGCGGCTGCTCGATCTGCTGCGAAACGGGGACGAGGAGGACGACCGCTCCGATCTCGCGCTCGCCCAGGGCTGA
- the selD gene encoding selenide, water dikinase SelD, with the protein MRSPSADSVRHDLVLVGGGHAHIQVLERWAMAPVAGCRLTLVVDRPVAVYSGMVPGFVAGQYTSVDLEIDVRPLARRAGARCIVAAATGVDADARRLLLGDRPPIAYDTVSFDIGSTVAGRDVPGVREHAIPTRPIGGFVRRVDDVLAAARSRDPFRVAVVGAGAGGVEVAFALAARLRHPDGPRVEVRLLESGPRVLPGYAASAARRVERGAAGRAITIRCGAVVTRIDGEAVYLAGGERVAADAVVWVAGAAALPLFAGSGIETDDRGFARIRPTLQSVSRDDVFAAGDCAAWTAGPALAKAGVYAVREGPVLAHNLLARTRGDGRLRAYRPQRDFLSLLNLGDGTAIGTKWGLTLEGRAVWALKDWIDRRFVRRFQVLGPDDAVTADFARAPMPGGDMLCGGCAAKVGETPLARVLERLGVTSDPAVVLGLAQPDDAAAVETERGEIVAATIDGFRAFVDDPYLVGRVAAVNAVSDLWAKGVAPRFALAQVTVPDGQTAAAQEEMLYQLMAGARAGLDADGVTLVGGHTTTGPELVAGFAVWGFARAADSLLRIGGLAAGDRLILTKPLGTGVVLQADMRGLARGEWVEAANASMLRSNAHAARAARTFRPSAATDVTGFGLAGHLGEMLRASKAAAVLDLDAIRALPGAVSLLSRGIRSTAHPENATARRAMWVEPEAAGRPALDLLFDPQTSGGLLLGVAAERCDALLRALREAGDDAAVIGLVAAPRPDGALIRVTAQA; encoded by the coding sequence ATGCGCTCGCCGTCCGCCGATAGCGTCCGACACGACCTCGTGCTGGTGGGCGGCGGCCACGCCCACATCCAGGTCCTCGAGCGCTGGGCCATGGCACCCGTCGCGGGCTGCCGGCTCACCCTGGTGGTCGATCGGCCGGTCGCGGTGTACTCCGGCATGGTGCCCGGGTTCGTGGCCGGCCAGTACACGAGCGTAGACCTCGAGATCGACGTGCGGCCGCTGGCGCGGCGCGCCGGCGCTCGATGCATCGTCGCGGCGGCCACCGGCGTTGACGCCGATGCGCGTCGCCTCCTCCTGGGGGACCGTCCCCCGATTGCCTACGACACGGTGTCCTTCGACATCGGCTCGACCGTCGCCGGCCGCGACGTCCCCGGGGTGCGCGAGCACGCGATCCCCACTCGCCCCATCGGAGGCTTCGTCCGGCGCGTCGACGACGTGCTGGCCGCGGCGCGGAGCCGCGATCCCTTCCGCGTGGCCGTCGTCGGGGCGGGCGCGGGCGGGGTCGAGGTCGCCTTCGCGCTGGCGGCGCGGCTGCGCCACCCCGATGGCCCACGCGTCGAGGTGCGGCTGCTCGAGTCGGGCCCGCGCGTGCTGCCCGGCTACGCCGCGAGCGCGGCCCGCCGCGTCGAGCGCGGGGCAGCCGGGCGCGCCATCACGATCCGCTGCGGCGCGGTGGTCACGCGGATCGACGGCGAGGCGGTGTACCTGGCCGGCGGCGAGCGGGTGGCCGCCGACGCCGTCGTATGGGTCGCCGGTGCCGCCGCGCTGCCGCTCTTCGCGGGTTCCGGCATCGAGACGGACGATCGGGGATTCGCGCGGATTCGCCCGACGCTGCAGTCGGTGAGCCGCGACGACGTCTTCGCGGCCGGCGACTGCGCCGCGTGGACGGCGGGGCCCGCTCTCGCGAAGGCCGGCGTGTACGCCGTCCGCGAAGGGCCGGTCCTGGCGCACAACCTGCTGGCGCGGACGCGCGGCGACGGGCGGCTCCGCGCCTACCGCCCCCAGCGCGATTTCCTCTCGCTGCTGAACCTGGGCGACGGGACGGCGATCGGCACGAAGTGGGGCCTGACGCTCGAGGGCCGGGCGGTGTGGGCCCTCAAGGACTGGATCGACCGGCGCTTCGTGCGGCGCTTCCAGGTGCTGGGCCCCGACGACGCCGTGACCGCCGACTTCGCCCGCGCGCCCATGCCCGGGGGCGACATGCTCTGCGGCGGCTGCGCGGCCAAGGTCGGCGAGACCCCGCTCGCCCGCGTGCTGGAGCGCCTCGGCGTCACCAGCGATCCCGCCGTCGTCCTGGGACTGGCCCAGCCCGACGACGCAGCGGCGGTCGAGACGGAGCGGGGCGAGATCGTCGCGGCCACCATCGACGGCTTCCGGGCGTTCGTCGACGATCCCTATCTCGTCGGCCGGGTCGCCGCGGTCAACGCGGTGAGCGATCTCTGGGCCAAGGGGGTGGCGCCTCGCTTCGCGCTCGCCCAGGTGACCGTGCCCGACGGTCAGACGGCCGCGGCGCAGGAGGAGATGCTCTACCAGCTGATGGCCGGTGCCCGCGCCGGCCTCGATGCCGACGGCGTCACGCTCGTGGGCGGCCACACCACCACGGGCCCCGAGCTCGTCGCCGGCTTTGCGGTGTGGGGCTTCGCGCGCGCGGCCGACTCCCTCCTCCGCATCGGGGGACTCGCCGCCGGGGATCGGCTGATCCTGACCAAGCCGCTCGGAACCGGCGTCGTGCTGCAGGCGGACATGCGCGGGCTCGCGCGCGGCGAGTGGGTCGAGGCGGCGAATGCCTCGATGCTTCGCTCCAACGCCCACGCCGCCCGTGCCGCTCGTACGTTCCGTCCCTCGGCCGCCACCGACGTGACCGGCTTCGGCCTCGCCGGGCATCTGGGCGAGATGCTCCGCGCGAGCAAGGCCGCGGCCGTTCTCGACCTCGACGCGATCCGCGCGCTGCCGGGTGCGGTCTCGCTGCTGAGCCGCGGCATCCGCAGCACCGCGCACCCGGAGAACGCGACGGCCCGGCGCGCGATGTGGGTCGAGCCGGAGGCGGCCGGGCGGCCCGCGCTGGACCTGCTGTTCGATCCCCAGACCTCGGGCGGCCTCCTGCTCGGCGTGGCCGCCGAGCGGTGCGACGCGCTGCTCCGGGCCCTGCGCGAAGCCGGCGATGACGCCGCCGTGATCGGCCTGGTCGCCGCGCCGCGGCCGGACGGCGCGTTGATCCGGGTGACCGCGCAGGCCTAG
- the nrfD gene encoding NrfD/PsrC family molybdoenzyme membrane anchor subunit: MVQHFVAPPEWHWYIVWYFFLGGLAGGAYLIGTLLRLMGDVRDQRVARLAFMVAFVAMVICPILLTLDLGRPSRFWHMLVDARTGGLSLKYWSPMSVGAWALFFFGLFATLSFIDALAGNGWLRHRAARSFANLMTGALGVVVMALGSFFGLFVAGYTGVLLSVSNQPVWSDTWALGGLFLASGLSTGAAALAIVTGRRGEEITTEGKLARVDRVFTVLELVLLVIFFATLGTLAVQLFAPRWLVLWLLVALGIIVPLAMSRRARPPVLAAWLGLIGAFALRMVVVFGAQA; the protein is encoded by the coding sequence ATGGTCCAGCACTTCGTCGCGCCGCCGGAGTGGCACTGGTACATCGTCTGGTACTTCTTCCTGGGTGGGCTGGCCGGGGGCGCCTACCTGATCGGCACGCTGCTGCGCCTGATGGGCGACGTCCGGGATCAACGGGTGGCGCGGCTGGCGTTCATGGTGGCGTTCGTCGCGATGGTGATCTGCCCGATCCTGCTCACGCTGGACCTGGGGCGTCCGAGCCGGTTCTGGCACATGCTCGTCGACGCCCGAACGGGGGGGCTGAGCTTGAAGTACTGGTCGCCGATGTCGGTGGGCGCCTGGGCCCTGTTCTTCTTCGGCCTCTTCGCCACGCTCTCGTTCATCGACGCGCTGGCCGGCAACGGCTGGCTGCGGCACCGGGCGGCCCGGAGCTTCGCCAATCTGATGACGGGCGCGCTGGGGGTCGTCGTCATGGCGCTCGGCTCGTTCTTCGGGCTCTTCGTGGCCGGCTACACCGGGGTCCTGCTCAGCGTCAGCAACCAGCCGGTGTGGAGCGACACGTGGGCGCTCGGGGGCCTCTTCCTGGCCTCCGGCCTCAGCACCGGTGCGGCCGCCCTGGCGATCGTGACCGGCCGGCGTGGCGAGGAGATCACCACGGAGGGCAAGCTGGCCCGGGTCGACCGGGTGTTCACGGTGCTCGAGCTGGTCTTGCTGGTCATCTTCTTCGCCACGCTCGGGACGCTCGCGGTCCAGCTGTTCGCACCTCGCTGGCTCGTGCTCTGGCTGCTGGTGGCCCTCGGTATCATCGTGCCGCTGGCGATGTCGCGTCGGGCGCGCCCCCCCGTGCTCGCCGCGTGGCTCGGGCTCATCGGCGCGTTCGCCCTCAGGATGGTCGTGGTCTTCGGCGCCCAGGCCTGA
- the fdnG gene encoding formate dehydrogenase-N subunit alpha — protein MTNHWRDIKNTDVILINGANPAEAHPVGFQWFMKAKLDPKRGIGQGGGAKIIHVDPRFTRTSAVADMHARIRTGTDVAFFGGLISYVLENNLIHHEYVRNYTNASFIVKDGYGFNDGLFSGYDPAKRIYDTSTWAYEGDTGAASGRMKQEIGAHAHGPVQPGQGPGGTEGGKAQGGAGEGEKVGAGVTIAKRDMQLEHPRSVFQLMRKHYARYTPEVVSSVTGIPADQFLEIAKIVGECGRPDKVMTIVYAVGLTQHTTGGQLIRSAAVLQLLLGNMGRPGGGMNAERGHANIQGNTDHAISWEILPGYLRIPAPGQKNLNDYVSQSAPKKFDANSWNFFGTNYRNFMVSLLKTWYGDHTKPENEYAFDFIPKPATNSSWITIYDQALKKKMQGVILSGMTATSIGPDSNQVMQALANLKWLVVMDALPTTSSEFWRRPGVDPKSIQTEVFMVPCTHWIEKDGSFVNSGRWSQWKEQVIPPEGEARHDHWVMAELFDRVKKLYQQQGGKFPDPLMALTLAYKDPLKPELEELAKEINGYDLTTGQRLDTFSKLKDDGTTTAGDWIYTGSYPEAGNLAARRAGIQDPAKNDPTGMGFYPGWAWSWPLNRRVMYNRASADLDGKPWDPTRPGIVWDPSQHKWTGDIPDYPATMEPRSPKAWGPFIMNGEGVGRLFSASMLDGPFPEHYEPMESPIQNPLHPSQSESPVAYLYDKAAGRESRFGTAADYPYIATSYRLTEHEHFITQHVPYLTQLQPYPFVEVPDELAREKGIVSGDRVRVSSKRGRLEVAAIVTKRLGALTVGGKKVYHIGIPIHWGFVGIAADRDPTKGANWLANALTPFVGDANSRTPEFKAFLVNIEKI, from the coding sequence ATGACGAACCACTGGCGGGACATCAAGAACACCGACGTCATCCTCATCAACGGCGCCAATCCGGCGGAGGCGCATCCGGTGGGCTTCCAGTGGTTCATGAAGGCCAAGCTCGACCCCAAGCGCGGGATCGGGCAGGGCGGCGGGGCCAAGATCATCCATGTCGACCCTCGGTTCACCCGGACGTCCGCGGTGGCCGACATGCACGCTCGGATCCGCACCGGCACCGACGTCGCCTTCTTCGGCGGGCTCATCAGCTACGTGCTGGAGAACAACCTCATCCACCACGAGTACGTGCGCAACTACACCAACGCCTCCTTCATCGTGAAGGACGGGTACGGCTTCAACGACGGACTCTTCAGCGGCTACGATCCGGCCAAGCGGATCTACGATACGTCGACCTGGGCCTACGAGGGCGACACCGGGGCGGCGTCCGGGCGCATGAAGCAGGAGATCGGCGCCCACGCCCACGGGCCCGTCCAGCCCGGGCAAGGCCCGGGGGGGACCGAAGGCGGTAAGGCTCAGGGCGGGGCGGGCGAGGGCGAGAAGGTCGGGGCGGGCGTGACCATCGCCAAGCGAGACATGCAGCTCGAGCACCCGCGCTCGGTGTTCCAGCTGATGCGCAAGCACTACGCGCGCTACACCCCCGAGGTCGTGTCCTCGGTCACCGGCATTCCCGCTGATCAGTTCCTCGAGATCGCCAAGATCGTCGGGGAGTGCGGACGGCCCGACAAGGTCATGACGATCGTGTACGCGGTCGGCCTGACGCAGCACACCACCGGCGGCCAGCTGATCCGCAGCGCGGCGGTGCTGCAGCTGCTCCTGGGCAACATGGGACGGCCGGGCGGGGGCATGAACGCCGAGCGCGGCCACGCCAACATCCAGGGCAACACCGACCACGCCATCTCCTGGGAGATCCTGCCCGGGTATCTGCGCATTCCCGCGCCCGGTCAGAAGAACCTCAACGACTACGTCTCGCAGAGCGCCCCGAAGAAGTTCGACGCCAACTCCTGGAACTTTTTCGGGACCAACTACCGCAACTTCATGGTGAGCCTGCTCAAGACGTGGTACGGCGACCACACCAAGCCCGAGAATGAGTACGCGTTCGACTTCATCCCCAAGCCGGCCACCAACTCGTCGTGGATCACCATCTACGACCAGGCGCTCAAGAAGAAGATGCAGGGCGTGATCCTGTCCGGCATGACCGCCACCAGCATCGGCCCGGACTCCAACCAGGTCATGCAGGCCCTCGCCAACCTCAAGTGGCTGGTGGTCATGGACGCGCTGCCCACCACCAGCTCGGAGTTCTGGCGGCGGCCGGGCGTGGATCCCAAGTCGATCCAGACCGAGGTCTTCATGGTGCCGTGCACCCACTGGATCGAGAAGGACGGCTCCTTCGTGAACAGCGGCCGCTGGTCGCAGTGGAAGGAGCAGGTGATCCCGCCGGAGGGCGAGGCCCGGCACGACCACTGGGTGATGGCCGAGCTCTTCGATCGGGTGAAGAAGCTCTACCAGCAGCAGGGCGGGAAGTTCCCCGACCCGCTGATGGCGCTGACCCTGGCGTACAAGGACCCGCTCAAGCCGGAGCTGGAAGAGCTCGCCAAGGAGATCAACGGCTACGACCTGACCACCGGCCAGCGCCTGGACACCTTCAGCAAGCTGAAGGACGACGGCACGACCACCGCGGGCGACTGGATCTACACGGGCTCGTATCCCGAGGCGGGCAATCTCGCCGCGCGCCGCGCCGGCATCCAGGACCCGGCCAAGAACGACCCGACCGGCATGGGCTTCTACCCGGGCTGGGCCTGGAGCTGGCCGCTCAACCGGCGCGTCATGTACAACCGCGCCTCGGCCGACCTCGACGGCAAGCCCTGGGACCCGACGCGGCCGGGCATCGTCTGGGATCCTTCGCAGCACAAGTGGACCGGCGATATCCCCGACTATCCGGCCACGATGGAGCCGCGCAGCCCGAAGGCGTGGGGGCCGTTCATCATGAACGGCGAGGGCGTGGGCCGGCTCTTCTCGGCCTCGATGCTCGACGGGCCGTTCCCCGAGCACTACGAGCCGATGGAATCGCCGATCCAGAACCCGCTGCACCCGAGCCAGTCGGAGTCGCCGGTGGCCTATCTCTACGACAAGGCGGCCGGACGCGAGAGCCGCTTCGGCACCGCCGCGGACTACCCGTACATCGCGACGAGCTACCGCCTGACCGAGCACGAGCACTTCATCACCCAGCACGTGCCGTATCTGACCCAGCTCCAGCCCTACCCCTTCGTGGAGGTGCCCGATGAGCTGGCCCGCGAAAAGGGCATCGTGAGCGGCGACCGGGTACGGGTGTCGTCCAAGCGCGGCCGGCTCGAGGTCGCGGCCATCGTCACGAAGCGCCTGGGCGCGCTGACGGTGGGCGGCAAGAAGGTCTACCACATCGGTATCCCGATCCACTGGGGCTTCGTGGGCATCGCGGCGGATCGCGATCCGACCAAGGGGGCCAACTGGCTCGCCAACGCGCTGACCCCCTTCGTGGGCGACGCCAACTCGCGGACGCCGGAGTTCAAGGCGTTCCTGGTGAACATTGAAAAGATCTGA
- a CDS encoding nitroreductase/quinone reductase family protein — MQNILADPVVRVRVGARRFQGRARVVEGGGDSGLVRTVRRRSEAKYGWGAGLVVEIAPPRPARA; from the coding sequence GTGCAGAACATCCTGGCCGATCCGGTGGTGCGGGTGCGCGTCGGCGCCCGTCGCTTCCAGGGCCGGGCGCGGGTGGTCGAGGGCGGCGGCGATTCCGGGCTGGTCCGGACCGTGCGACGGCGGTCCGAGGCCAAGTACGGCTGGGGCGCCGGGCTCGTGGTGGAGATCGCCCCGCCCCGGCCGGCGCGCGCCTAG
- the fdhE gene encoding formate dehydrogenase accessory protein FdhE: MLRLYIALLDVHELAARAALTDRPAPDGLAGYVADRVMPAVVAATVAAGPPALAGAVRGDPGPRAAAVAAWLAGERQPAVAEYLARAASAPVLESLGDAGALPRPRREGGCPRCGGPPQLSYLAESGELLLTAPRQLMCARCGGFWVHERLSCAGCGERSSAARSIFSDDERLPALSIEACERCRRYLIMVDGRKDPGAVPVVDELAALPLDLYARERGFTKIAPNLMGI; the protein is encoded by the coding sequence ATGCTGCGCCTCTATATCGCGCTGCTCGACGTGCACGAGCTCGCCGCGCGCGCCGCGCTGACCGACCGGCCCGCACCCGACGGCCTGGCGGGCTACGTGGCCGACCGGGTGATGCCGGCGGTCGTGGCCGCGACGGTGGCGGCGGGGCCGCCCGCGCTCGCTGGCGCGGTGCGGGGCGATCCTGGCCCGCGCGCCGCGGCGGTGGCCGCCTGGCTTGCCGGCGAGCGGCAGCCCGCGGTGGCGGAATACCTGGCGCGCGCCGCGAGCGCGCCGGTGCTGGAGAGCCTGGGCGACGCCGGGGCCCTGCCGCGTCCACGCCGGGAGGGGGGCTGCCCGCGCTGCGGCGGGCCACCGCAGCTGTCCTACCTGGCCGAGTCGGGCGAGCTTCTTCTCACCGCGCCGCGGCAGCTGATGTGCGCGCGTTGCGGCGGCTTCTGGGTCCACGAGCGTCTGAGCTGCGCGGGCTGCGGCGAGCGATCGTCCGCGGCGCGGTCGATCTTCTCCGACGACGAGCGTCTGCCCGCCCTGTCGATCGAGGCCTGCGAGCGCTGCCGGCGCTACCTGATCATGGTCGATGGCCGGAAGGACCCCGGCGCGGTGCCGGTCGTGGACGAGTTGGCCGCGCTGCCGCTGGACCTGTACGCGCGCGAGCGCGGCTTCACCAAGATCGCGCCGAACCTGATGGGCATATAG